One genomic window of Anthonomus grandis grandis chromosome 3, icAntGran1.3, whole genome shotgun sequence includes the following:
- the LOC126734457 gene encoding probable proline--tRNA ligase, mitochondrial produces MCGIHRLSRIFQPITAVPKNTNLTHKDFMSKSQRLMLELGIIHQAIPGCFHFLPLGVKALEKVINIVDEEMKSIGGQKVIFPTLVKTELWEKSGRINALGPELISLKDRHDHNYILGPTHEETASYLLSTLAPMSYKKFPLLLYQITSKFRDEMKPRFGLIRGREFLMKDMYSFDLNEKEAMKTYNTVIQSYNRIFERIGVHFVKVNGSSGAMGGNLSHEYHYPAEIGDDKIFICHQCDHKTNTELIKEDACPKCGESKNITRSTAIEVAHSFFFGDKYAKPLNANYLDKNTKPHALQMGSYGIGVSRILGAALECLSLEQELRWPDSIAPYNVAIIPPKKGSKEAKLTEQLGENLYRSLESHLPDLKYNILLDDRDSLTIGRRLLDCRRTGIRYIVVLNKMSCENPPIFELNDIVENKQLYLGKNEIITYIKDNGNVLHLARSMV; encoded by the exons ATGTGTGGAATTCACCGGCTTTCAAGAATCTTTCAGCCAATAACAGCTGTACCGAAGAATACAAATTTAACACACAAGGATTTCATGTCTAAAAGCCAAAGG CTAATGTTGGAATTAGGAATCATTCATCAAGCTATTCCTGGCTGCTTTCATTTTTTGCCTTTGGGTGTAAAGGCATTAGAAAAAGTCATAAATATTGTCGATGAAGAAATGAAGAGTATTGGTGggcaaaaagtaatttttcctaCACTTGTAAAGACTGAACTTTGGGAAAAAAGTg GTAGGATAAATGCACTGGGACCAGAACTTATATCTCTTAAGGACAGGCATGATCACAATTATATATTAGGCCCT ACTCATGAAGAGACAGCAAGTTATTTATTATCAACCCTTGCGCCAATGTCCTACAAAAAATTCCCTTTGCTTCTGTACCaaataacttcaaaatttaGAGATGAAATGAAGCCAAGATTTGGACTTATTCGAGGAAGAGAGTTTTTAATGAAGGACATGTATAGCTTTGATCTAAACGAGAAGGAAGCCATGAAAACTTACAATACAGTAATTCAAAGTTATAATAGGATATTTGAACGGATAGGTGTTCATTTTGTCAAAG ttaatggaAGTTCTGGTGCAATGGGAGGCAATTTATCACACGAATATCACTATCCTGCAGAAATTGGGGATGATAAGATTTTCATTTGTCACCAATGTGACCATAAAACAAACACAGAACTTATTAAAGAAGATGCATGTCCTAAATGTGgagaaagtaaaaatattacCCGTTCAACAGCAATAGAAGTGGCACACTCCTTTTTCTTTGGTGACAAATACGCCAAACCTTTAAATGctaattatttagataaaaacaCAAAACCTCACGCATTACAAATGGGAAGCTATGGTATTGGAGTTAGCAGAATTTTGGGGGCGGCTTTAGAATGTCTTAGTTTGGAGCAAGAGCTGAGGTGGCCCGATAGCATAGCTCCATATAATGTAGCTATTATACCACCAAAG AAAGGAAGCAAAGAAGCGAAACTAACTGAGCAGTTAGGAGAAAACTTATATAGGAGTCTTGAATCACACCTTCCTGatcttaaatataatattttactagATGACCGGGATTCTCTTACTATTGGTAGGCGATTATTGGACTGTAGAAGAACTGGCATTAGGTATATcgtagttttaaataaaatgtcttGTGAAAACCCTCCAATTTTCGAACTGAATGACATTGtagaaaataaacagttatatcttggtaaaaatgaaattattacttatataaAAGATAATGGAAATGTATTGCATTTGGCTAGAAGTATGGTGTAA